One Dictyoglomus thermophilum H-6-12 DNA window includes the following coding sequences:
- a CDS encoding glycosyltransferase family 4 protein: protein MKIALITGSLPPEPCGVGDYTYNLSNALIKKGLNVTVLCPKKWKPKDIYHLYKELKNYSITHMQYPTLGYGYSIGPHFLSLIKPMVITLHEASQAHILRFISLFAFTINSQKLIFTSKYEKEYFEKFYPYIKSKTYVIPIGSNIPFCDKSKERRKEIVYFGLIAPNKNLEDFIKLASLIKNSNLSLNLRIIGKIKDNKYYQELKYISKDLNIIWNINLNEKEVCEILSETLFAYLPFPDGASERRGTLLATLGNGVVTITTEGRHTTEEIKDTVLIANNPQDAFEVIKKILNDYNLIKYLSEKSRKYAEKFTWDKIAEEHISLYQSILRNNYSG from the coding sequence ATGAAAATAGCTTTAATTACAGGCTCATTACCACCCGAACCTTGCGGTGTAGGAGATTACACCTACAACCTCAGTAATGCCTTAATTAAAAAAGGATTAAATGTAACAGTTTTATGTCCCAAAAAATGGAAACCAAAAGATATTTACCACCTTTATAAAGAGCTTAAAAACTACTCTATTACTCACATGCAATATCCTACCTTAGGGTATGGATACAGTATTGGTCCTCACTTTCTGAGTCTCATAAAACCTATGGTGATCACCTTACACGAAGCAAGTCAAGCTCATATTCTAAGATTTATTTCTCTTTTTGCATTTACTATAAACTCTCAAAAGTTAATCTTTACCTCTAAATACGAAAAAGAATATTTTGAAAAATTTTACCCATACATAAAGAGCAAAACATATGTGATACCCATTGGAAGTAATATTCCTTTTTGCGATAAAAGCAAAGAAAGAAGAAAAGAAATTGTTTACTTTGGTCTCATTGCCCCTAATAAGAACTTAGAAGATTTTATAAAACTTGCAAGCTTAATTAAAAACTCTAACTTAAGTTTAAATTTAAGAATAATCGGAAAGATAAAAGATAATAAGTACTACCAAGAGTTAAAGTACATTTCAAAAGATCTAAATATTATTTGGAACATAAATCTAAATGAGAAGGAAGTATGTGAAATCCTTTCAGAAACATTATTTGCCTATCTTCCTTTTCCCGACGGTGCTTCAGAAAGAAGAGGTACACTACTTGCAACCCTTGGAAATGGCGTAGTTACAATAACAACTGAAGGAAGACACACCACTGAAGAGATAAAAGATACAGTCTTAATTGCTAACAACCCGCAAGATGCTTTTGAGGTTATTAAAAAAATATTGAATGATTATAATCTAATAAAATACCTCTCAGAGAAAAGTAGAAAATACGCAGAAAAATTTACTTGGGATAAAATTGCAGAAGAGCATATTTCTTTATATCAAAGTATATTAAGAAATAACTATTCTGGTTAA
- the cas5b gene encoding type I-B CRISPR-associated protein Cas5b, whose product MKVIVFDLLGKMAHFRKFYTNSSSLSYHFPPRTTIVGLIAGLLGYERDTYYEIFSTDKAKITIGVKSPLRKILQVVNYVWAENVKQLNQSRGQHTQIPLEIIFPQDMKEDICYRIFFHHKDEKIMEDLKNKLVNFDFCFPPYLGITEFVGKVDFIGEGMAEISRADKVLIDSVVSVDYIKKNSLILEPQVGAQYVKEKMPLSFNKDRLLEDPPKEFIGEIKIGKISLKGNVEYYKVEVRDLVQNVIFMED is encoded by the coding sequence ATGAAAGTGATAGTATTTGATTTATTGGGAAAGATGGCGCACTTTAGGAAGTTTTATACAAACTCCTCTTCTCTCTCTTATCATTTTCCTCCTCGAACTACCATAGTTGGGTTGATTGCAGGGCTTCTTGGGTATGAAAGAGATACCTATTATGAAATTTTTTCTACAGATAAGGCAAAAATAACCATAGGGGTCAAAAGTCCATTGAGAAAAATATTACAAGTAGTGAATTATGTGTGGGCAGAAAATGTTAAACAATTAAATCAAAGCAGAGGCCAGCATACTCAAATTCCACTGGAGATCATATTTCCTCAAGATATGAAGGAGGATATTTGTTATAGAATATTTTTCCACCATAAAGATGAGAAGATTATGGAAGATCTTAAAAATAAGCTTGTAAATTTTGATTTCTGCTTTCCTCCGTATTTAGGAATTACAGAATTTGTAGGAAAAGTAGATTTTATTGGGGAGGGAATGGCAGAAATAAGTAGGGCAGATAAGGTATTAATTGATTCAGTGGTAAGCGTAGATTACATAAAGAAGAATTCCTTAATCTTGGAGCCTCAAGTGGGGGCTCAATATGTAAAAGAGAAAATGCCACTTTCCTTCAACAAGGATAGGTTGTTAGAAGATCCACCCAAAGAATTTATTGGAGAAATAAAGATTGGAAAAATTTCTTTAAAGGGGAATGTTGAATATTATAAAGTGGAAGTAAGGGATTTGGTTCAGAACGTTATCTTTATGGAGGATTAG
- the cas7b gene encoding type I-B CRISPR-associated protein Cas7/Csh2, with the protein MGVYSKNSEILFLYDAKLTNPNGDPDDENKPRIDYEKEINLVSDVRLKRYIRDYLESIGYEIFVAKVDGEIVDATERLRRFFEKENKKVNLNKLTKEDVDFILSKLIDVRLFGATMPIKAGEEGKGASSNFTGPVQFTWGYSLNKVELVTSNSITSTFAGRDEAGKGQYGTFGKDWRLYYSLIAFYGIVSGYRAKYTNLSEEDVALLDKALLEAIPQMASTRSKIGQKPRLLLRIEYSKPYFLGDLRNKVKIDKEEGLRDITDYELDITNLKEVLEQNKDRIDKVYVFQDPELRIKGGKLFDQLKEVLGNKVVELTV; encoded by the coding sequence ATGGGAGTCTATTCTAAAAATTCTGAAATCTTATTCCTTTATGATGCTAAATTAACAAATCCTAATGGGGATCCTGATGATGAAAATAAACCAAGAATAGACTATGAAAAAGAGATAAACTTAGTAAGTGACGTAAGGTTAAAGAGATATATAAGAGATTACTTAGAAAGTATTGGATATGAAATTTTTGTGGCTAAGGTAGATGGGGAAATTGTTGATGCAACGGAAAGGTTAAGAAGATTCTTTGAGAAAGAGAATAAAAAAGTGAATTTGAATAAGCTAACCAAAGAAGATGTAGACTTTATACTTTCTAAACTAATAGATGTGAGGCTTTTTGGAGCCACAATGCCTATTAAAGCTGGAGAAGAAGGAAAAGGAGCGAGTTCTAACTTTACAGGCCCTGTCCAATTTACTTGGGGTTATTCTTTGAATAAAGTAGAGCTTGTTACCTCTAATTCTATAACATCTACTTTTGCAGGAAGAGACGAAGCAGGAAAAGGGCAATATGGAACCTTTGGAAAAGATTGGAGACTCTATTATTCACTTATTGCTTTCTATGGTATAGTGAGTGGTTATAGGGCTAAATATACAAATCTTTCTGAAGAGGATGTTGCTCTTCTTGACAAAGCATTGTTAGAAGCTATTCCTCAGATGGCATCTACAAGAAGTAAGATTGGACAGAAGCCTCGTCTGTTACTAAGAATAGAATATTCAAAGCCCTATTTCTTAGGTGATCTCAGAAACAAAGTAAAAATAGATAAAGAGGAAGGGCTTAGGGATATTACTGATTATGAATTAGATATAACTAATCTTAAAGAAGTATTAGAGCAAAATAAAGATAGAATTGATAAAGTATATGTCTTTCAAGATCCCGAACTTAGAATTAAGGGAGGAAAACTTTTTGACCAATTGAAAGAGGTATTGGGGAATAAGGTTGTAGAACTTACTGTTTAG
- a CDS encoding helix-turn-helix transcriptional regulator: MVEEFRNTPLEDSLKKLAKKLEALFPEEVTIGGKELEMMLSVSLSPIKMRVDIKDTFEKIFSAIKNRKRIIIKYYSIERDELTERKVDPYHIYNYEGVWYFCGFCHLRKELRDFALDRIQSIDITSEKFEFPKDFNPKEYLSKPFRIYKGSFIKMKVLFDSYQARWIKERIWHPNQKVEELETGEVILEIEGNSEELKRWILSYGKHAKVLEPEELREELKKELKEVLKNYG, translated from the coding sequence TTGGTAGAGGAATTTAGAAATACTCCTTTAGAAGATTCTTTAAAAAAACTTGCTAAAAAGTTAGAAGCTCTTTTCCCTGAGGAGGTCACAATAGGAGGAAAAGAGTTGGAGATGATGCTTTCAGTCTCTCTTTCTCCTATAAAGATGAGGGTTGATATTAAGGATACCTTTGAGAAAATATTCTCTGCTATAAAGAATAGAAAAAGGATCATAATAAAATACTACTCCATAGAAAGGGATGAATTAACTGAGAGAAAGGTAGATCCATATCATATATACAACTACGAAGGAGTATGGTATTTTTGTGGATTTTGCCATCTAAGAAAAGAGCTCAGAGATTTTGCTTTAGATAGAATTCAGAGCATAGATATCACCTCGGAGAAGTTTGAATTTCCCAAGGACTTCAATCCTAAAGAATATCTCTCTAAGCCTTTTAGGATATATAAGGGAAGTTTTATTAAGATGAAGGTCCTTTTTGATTCTTATCAAGCAAGATGGATAAAAGAGAGAATTTGGCATCCCAATCAAAAAGTAGAAGAACTAGAAACAGGTGAGGTTATTCTGGAGATAGAAGGTAATTCTGAGGAGCTAAAACGTTGGATATTGAGCTATGGAAAGCATGCAAAGGTTTTAGAGCCTGAAGAGCTTAGAGAGGAGCTAAAAAAAGAATTGAAAGAGGTTTTAAAAAATTATGGATAA
- the cas6 gene encoding CRISPR-associated endoribonuclease Cas6: MRIKIVYETLDGKDIILPCHYNYAIQGLIYQTFSPEIAKWLHDVGFLLGKRKFKLFTFSRILEKGKIIVKDNDNKYLNFGRKITFYFSSPIDDIVGNLGERSFREREFSIGKNKVYISQLEILLPPKIEEKVYIKMLSPLTIYSTFLKNGSRIVHFYRPYENEFSKLIEENAKKKLKIVHQNSYDGGSLSIKPYKFSLEKNRKVVIFKNTPIEGWTGVFELSGDPALIAITYEAGLGNKNSEGFGMWEIWREKEESKDAD, encoded by the coding sequence ATGAGGATAAAAATAGTTTACGAAACCCTAGATGGTAAAGATATAATTCTTCCATGCCATTATAATTATGCTATTCAGGGGTTGATATATCAGACCTTCTCTCCTGAGATAGCTAAATGGCTACATGATGTAGGCTTTTTATTGGGAAAAAGAAAATTTAAACTGTTTACTTTTTCCAGAATTCTTGAAAAAGGAAAGATTATTGTTAAGGATAATGATAACAAATACTTAAATTTTGGAAGGAAGATAACCTTTTATTTTTCCTCCCCCATAGATGATATTGTAGGAAATTTAGGAGAAAGATCCTTTAGGGAAAGAGAATTTTCCATAGGTAAAAATAAAGTTTATATATCTCAATTAGAAATTCTTCTTCCTCCTAAGATTGAGGAGAAGGTTTATATAAAAATGTTATCCCCCCTTACTATATACAGCACATTCTTAAAAAATGGATCACGGATTGTTCATTTTTATAGACCTTATGAAAACGAGTTTTCTAAGCTAATAGAAGAAAATGCAAAGAAAAAATTAAAGATTGTTCACCAGAATTCTTATGATGGGGGTTCTTTGTCCATTAAACCTTATAAATTCTCTTTGGAGAAGAATAGAAAGGTGGTAATTTTCAAAAATACTCCTATAGAGGGGTGGACAGGTGTGTTTGAACTTTCAGGAGATCCTGCCTTAATAGCTATAACTTATGAGGCAGGTTTAGGAAATAAAAACTCAGAAGGGTTTGGAATGTGGGAGATCTGGAGAGAAAAGGAGGAGAGTAAAGATGCTGACTAA
- a CDS encoding TIGR02556 family CRISPR-associated protein → MLTNIKEIGKMVRTTSAEDFVSNLVEYDEDLMVDEKENRKFLVIMDFDLESEKINLYRREVDRQVLEEYLWVGNAKGNNPQDRLTTNNVSYLICSAGAGNGSSIVNLLNNLKGGTLKNLLEEVKNKFFMSLPLEKVRYCLDLSKIGNGEIIDIKPPESSDEKKYLKDIENLWKKKFLEIIEEKLGLKEKEISLFTVTINGMKPSEFKDYKEYIENSLIEESFEESFEGTCHVCGERSEITYDTTKFPVKFYITKLITFSSDFEGKGVKKGFSKNFSLCRDCYKDIILGIKFIQNNLDTRLGNNDLWIIPGLFFNPLGKELKESWIRTSREFVKSTFNLQEFLSFEERIQRNLDEYREFEEIADYGTVDLLFYERSKEAFKIKEYIKDVHLRRVEKIRNSIREVENLGREIFGEGENWFLGLEDIYFLIPIRRGKVSEYKKMLDLYEDIFLEHRIDKDILIDYFVDLAKVYRFEKFSQYNIKMVKNTDMGMSLSILKTNLLLKLFEKLNLITGGDRMPEFADDVLDKDLQEYISKMQYSEEEAALFLLGYLIGEIGYEQIRGADLSAKKPILNKINFNGISAKNLINLANEVFEKLDQYKIRGYNEKTFSVMKSLMDKHIKSWKLSEQENVYYILSGYAFNTYKRVKSVKGKEDQ, encoded by the coding sequence ATGCTGACTAATATTAAAGAAATAGGTAAAATGGTGAGAACCACTTCAGCGGAGGATTTTGTCTCTAATCTTGTGGAATACGATGAGGACTTGATGGTTGATGAAAAGGAAAATAGAAAGTTCTTGGTTATAATGGATTTTGACTTAGAAAGTGAAAAGATAAACCTTTATAGGAGAGAGGTAGATAGGCAAGTATTAGAGGAATATCTTTGGGTAGGAAATGCAAAGGGAAATAATCCTCAGGATAGGTTAACAACAAATAATGTAAGCTATCTGATCTGTAGCGCTGGAGCTGGAAATGGTTCCTCTATTGTAAATCTTCTCAATAATCTGAAAGGTGGTACTCTGAAAAATCTTTTGGAAGAAGTAAAAAATAAGTTTTTTATGAGTTTGCCTTTAGAGAAAGTAAGATATTGTTTGGATTTGAGCAAGATTGGGAATGGTGAAATTATAGACATTAAACCCCCTGAGAGTAGTGATGAGAAGAAATATCTAAAGGATATTGAAAACCTATGGAAGAAAAAATTTTTGGAAATTATTGAAGAAAAATTAGGCTTAAAAGAGAAGGAAATTTCTCTCTTTACAGTGACAATAAATGGAATGAAGCCCTCGGAGTTTAAAGATTACAAAGAATATATTGAGAATTCCCTTATAGAGGAAAGTTTTGAAGAAAGTTTTGAGGGCACATGTCATGTTTGTGGAGAGAGAAGCGAAATAACATATGACACTACAAAATTTCCTGTCAAGTTTTACATAACAAAGCTTATTACATTTTCTTCTGATTTTGAAGGAAAAGGCGTGAAAAAAGGTTTTTCTAAGAATTTTAGTTTATGTAGAGATTGTTATAAAGACATAATTTTGGGAATTAAATTTATACAGAATAATTTAGACACTCGCCTTGGGAATAATGACCTTTGGATTATTCCTGGACTATTCTTCAATCCTCTCGGAAAGGAATTAAAAGAGAGTTGGATTAGGACTTCTCGAGAGTTTGTAAAATCTACTTTCAATTTGCAGGAATTTTTAAGTTTTGAGGAACGGATTCAGAGAAACCTTGATGAATATAGAGAATTTGAAGAGATTGCTGATTATGGTACTGTGGATTTACTTTTTTATGAGAGAAGTAAGGAGGCTTTTAAGATTAAAGAATATATAAAAGATGTACATTTAAGACGGGTAGAGAAGATTAGAAATAGTATAAGGGAGGTGGAGAATTTAGGACGAGAAATATTTGGAGAGGGAGAAAATTGGTTCTTAGGTTTGGAAGATATTTACTTTTTGATTCCAATAAGAAGGGGAAAGGTTTCGGAATACAAAAAGATGCTTGATCTTTATGAGGATATTTTCTTAGAGCATAGAATTGATAAGGATATCCTTATAGACTACTTTGTTGATCTTGCAAAAGTTTATAGGTTTGAAAAGTTTTCTCAATACAACATAAAGATGGTTAAGAATACGGATATGGGGATGTCTCTTTCTATACTCAAAACTAACCTTCTCTTAAAACTCTTTGAGAAATTAAACCTTATTACAGGAGGTGATAGAATGCCTGAATTTGCAGATGATGTTCTAGACAAAGATCTACAGGAATATATTTCAAAAATGCAATACAGCGAAGAAGAAGCTGCACTCTTTCTCTTAGGTTATCTTATTGGGGAGATTGGTTATGAACAAATAAGAGGTGCAGATTTAAGTGCCAAAAAGCCTATCCTTAATAAGATCAATTTTAATGGTATAAGTGCTAAAAACCTTATAAATCTTGCCAATGAAGTATTTGAAAAATTAGATCAATACAAAATAAGAGGATACAATGAGAAGACATTCTCGGTGATGAAATCCCTAATGGACAAACACATAAAGTCTTGGAAATTGAGTGAACAAGAGAATGTATATTATATCCTCTCAGGTTATGCTTTTAATACATATAAAAGAGTTAAAAGTGTAAAAGGAAAGGAGGATCAATAA